One window of the Janthinobacterium sp. PAMC25594 genome contains the following:
- a CDS encoding Lrp/AsnC family transcriptional regulator, translating into MTQLSLTPSPDLDAFDLAILDILQRDNTTSQREIAQAVHLSAPAVQRRIRRLRESGVIRQEVAVLDASRLGRPLILTVEVHLHDEHPLRTAGMRARIMAEPAIQQCYGITGEADYLLLITASSMAEYEALTERLFGGDDNIRRYRTSVALTCLKMGLHVPLG; encoded by the coding sequence ATGACGCAACTTTCGCTCACGCCTTCTCCCGACCTCGATGCCTTCGACCTGGCCATCCTCGATATCTTGCAGCGCGATAACACGACTTCGCAGCGCGAAATCGCCCAGGCCGTGCATTTGTCCGCGCCGGCCGTGCAGCGCCGGATCCGCCGCCTGCGCGAAAGCGGGGTGATCCGTCAGGAAGTGGCCGTGCTCGACGCGAGTCGCCTGGGCCGCCCGCTGATCTTGACGGTGGAAGTGCATCTGCACGACGAGCACCCGCTGCGCACGGCCGGCATGCGCGCGCGCATCATGGCCGAGCCTGCCATCCAGCAGTGCTACGGCATCACGGGCGAGGCCGACTACCTGCTGCTCATCACGGCCAGCAGCATGGCCGAATATGAGGCGCTGACGGAGCGGCTGTTCGGCGGCGACGACAATATCCGGCGCTACCGCACCTCGGTGGCCTTGACCTGCCTCAAGATGGGCTTGCACGTGCCGCTGGGGTAG
- a CDS encoding GNAT family N-acetyltransferase has protein sequence MEEQENAHLADPGLLAAWLAARSIARGLAPPVPDHGGWRVETGLPGEIRRYVFSGPVAAISTLAASIHRPHILIKMCGTGEQLLRLLPPRWQLLPGGFFMTHEGSLPAPSLPAGYRLVVATSQAITTARILTGDGSVAASGHAVEHAGAFVFDRIVTEAAHRRQGLGRALIAALAARQRSGSARRVLVATEDGLKLYASLGWHTRSPYSTAAII, from the coding sequence ATGGAGGAGCAGGAAAATGCGCATCTGGCCGATCCCGGCCTGCTTGCCGCCTGGCTGGCGGCACGCTCGATTGCGCGCGGGCTGGCGCCGCCCGTACCCGATCACGGCGGGTGGCGCGTCGAGACGGGCTTGCCAGGCGAAATCCGACGCTACGTTTTTTCGGGGCCTGTTGCAGCCATCAGCACGTTGGCAGCCTCGATTCACCGTCCGCATATTCTCATCAAGATGTGCGGTACCGGCGAGCAATTGCTGCGCCTTTTGCCGCCTCGGTGGCAATTGCTGCCTGGCGGCTTTTTCATGACCCATGAAGGCAGTCTGCCGGCGCCATCTCTGCCGGCCGGATACCGGCTTGTCGTCGCAACGTCGCAGGCAATCACGACGGCGCGTATTCTGACCGGTGATGGCTCGGTCGCCGCCAGCGGCCATGCCGTGGAACATGCCGGCGCCTTTGTCTTTGACCGGATCGTCACGGAAGCCGCACATCGGCGCCAGGGGCTGGGGAGGGCGCTGATCGCCGCGCTGGCGGCCAGGCAGCGATCGGGCAGCGCGCGGCGTGTGCTGGTGGCAACCGAGGATGGCTTGAAACTGTATGCGAGCCTGGGCTGGCACACCCGGTCACCGTATTCGACGGCAGCGATCATTTGA
- a CDS encoding glutaredoxin domain-containing protein, which translates to MTRAILDEAQIHPAARPLIGSKHQDIVRDVQAAIAAHQVVVVGMALNPFPRKARKILDVLGTPYQYLQYGSYLNQWHRRNALKMWTGWPTFPMVFVNGVLIGGASELQKIVENGEFSAMLAKKLRAI; encoded by the coding sequence ATGACCCGCGCCATCCTTGACGAAGCCCAGATTCATCCCGCCGCCCGCCCCTTGATCGGCAGCAAGCACCAGGACATCGTGCGCGACGTGCAGGCGGCCATCGCCGCGCACCAGGTGGTCGTCGTCGGCATGGCGCTCAATCCGTTTCCCCGCAAGGCGCGCAAGATCCTCGACGTGCTGGGCACGCCCTACCAGTACCTGCAATACGGCAGCTATCTGAACCAGTGGCACCGGCGCAATGCGCTGAAAATGTGGACGGGCTGGCCGACGTTCCCCATGGTCTTTGTCAACGGCGTGCTCATCGGTGGCGCCAGCGAACTGCAAAAGATCGTGGAAAATGGCGAGTTCAGCGCCATGCTGGCGAAGAAGCTACGCGCGATTTAA
- a CDS encoding DUF3820 family protein translates to MNSEKLALLVTREMPYGKYQGRLLADLPGHYLGWFAREGFPSGELGSLIALMYELDHNDLRGLLDPLRTRKSPWRPGE, encoded by the coding sequence ATGAATTCAGAAAAACTGGCGCTGCTGGTCACGCGCGAAATGCCATATGGGAAATATCAGGGACGCTTGCTGGCAGACTTGCCGGGACACTACCTGGGCTGGTTCGCGCGCGAGGGCTTCCCCTCGGGCGAACTGGGCAGTTTAATTGCGCTGATGTACGAGCTCGACCATAACGATTTGCGCGGCTTGCTTGACCCCTTGCGCACGCGCAAGTCGCCGTGGCGGCCGGGAGAATAA
- a CDS encoding MFS transporter has product MPIALLALTLSAFAIGTTEFVIVGLLPTIAADLGVNLPSAGLLVSLYALGVAVGAPVLTALTGKIPRKTLLLSLMVLFTLGNLLAWKSPGYETLVIARILTGLAHGVFFSIGSTIATSLVPKDKAASAIAIMFTGLTVALVTGVPLGTFIGQHFGWRETFLAVSALGLVAFVGSLLYVPSTIAHSKPASLLQQVQVLGQPRLLLVYAMTAVGYGGSFIAFTYLAPILQQVSGFSAGAVGAVMLVYGVSVAFGNIWGGKLADKKGPVSALKRIFLLLAFVLLLLTFTAPHPVLVVITVLLWGAVAFGNVAGLQVYVVQQAEHFTPRAVDVASGLNIAAFNLGIAGGAWGGGLIVEHLGLVHTGWIGAIVVLGAFGLTALSGRMDRLNPIPVRAGGEKSLHSVGH; this is encoded by the coding sequence ATGCCCATTGCCTTGCTCGCGCTGACCCTCAGCGCCTTTGCCATCGGAACCACCGAGTTTGTCATTGTCGGGTTGTTGCCCACCATCGCCGCCGACCTGGGCGTCAACCTGCCATCGGCCGGCCTGCTGGTCAGCCTGTATGCGCTGGGCGTCGCCGTCGGTGCGCCCGTGCTGACGGCCCTGACGGGCAAGATCCCGCGCAAAACCTTGCTATTGTCGCTGATGGTCCTGTTCACCCTGGGCAATTTGCTGGCCTGGAAGTCGCCCGGCTACGAAACCCTCGTCATCGCCCGCATCCTGACGGGTCTGGCGCATGGCGTGTTCTTTTCCATCGGCTCGACCATCGCCACCTCGCTGGTGCCGAAGGACAAGGCGGCCAGCGCGATTGCCATCATGTTTACGGGCCTGACCGTGGCCCTGGTGACGGGCGTGCCGCTGGGCACCTTCATCGGCCAGCATTTCGGCTGGCGCGAAACCTTCCTCGCCGTCTCGGCGCTGGGACTGGTCGCCTTTGTCGGCAGCCTGCTGTACGTGCCGTCGACCATCGCCCACAGCAAGCCGGCGTCCCTGCTGCAGCAAGTGCAGGTGCTGGGCCAGCCCCGGCTGCTGCTGGTGTACGCCATGACGGCCGTCGGCTATGGCGGCTCCTTCATCGCATTTACATATCTGGCGCCCATCCTGCAGCAAGTGTCGGGATTCAGCGCCGGCGCCGTGGGCGCGGTGATGCTCGTGTATGGCGTCTCCGTGGCGTTCGGCAATATCTGGGGCGGCAAGCTGGCCGACAAGAAGGGCCCTGTCAGCGCCCTGAAACGGATCTTTTTGCTGCTGGCGTTTGTTTTGCTGCTGTTGACCTTCACGGCGCCGCATCCCGTACTCGTCGTCATCACCGTGCTGCTGTGGGGCGCCGTGGCCTTCGGTAATGTTGCAGGATTACAAGTGTATGTGGTGCAGCAGGCGGAACACTTTACGCCTCGTGCCGTCGATGTCGCTTCGGGCTTGAATATCGCCGCCTTCAACCTGGGCATCGCCGGCGGCGCCTGGGGCGGTGGCCTGATCGTGGAACACCTGGGCCTGGTGCACACGGGCTGGATCGGCGCCATCGTCGTGCTGGGCGCATTCGGCTTGACGGCCCTGAGCGGCCGGATGGACCGCCTCAATCCCATCCCCGTGCGTGCTGGCGGCGAAAAGTCGCTCCATTCGGTGGGGCATTAA
- a CDS encoding YeeE/YedE family protein, whose protein sequence is MSDTATSPLRLRTDINPKPLGVALVLIVLGAWYLAQTVGATQSALYVVGALLGITLYHAAFGFTSAWRVFIADGRGDGLRAQMLMLAVGVALFFPALSAGTLFGTPVAGLVSPAGTSVIFGAFIFGIGMQLGGGCASGTLYTVGGGSTRMLITLAAFIVGSVIGTAHMPFWTALPQLKPISLVTSLGLVPALALNWIVFALIAGITVLVEKRRHGKLVATPLRPSQASPWLHGPWPLVAGAVALVVLNFITLALSGKPWGVTSAFALWGAKAASVVGIDTASWAYWSTKANAAALAAPLTQDKTSVMDIGIVLGAMLAAALAGRYAPVWRIPRRSVIAAVVGGLLLGYGARLAYGCNIGAYFSGIISGSLHGWLWLVCAFLGNVVGTRLRPWFGLEVEKVKPSGC, encoded by the coding sequence ATGTCCGATACAGCAACTTCACCGCTACGCCTGCGCACCGATATCAATCCGAAACCGCTGGGCGTTGCGCTTGTGCTCATCGTGCTGGGCGCGTGGTATCTGGCGCAAACCGTCGGCGCCACCCAGTCCGCGCTGTACGTGGTGGGCGCCTTGCTCGGCATCACCCTGTATCACGCGGCGTTCGGTTTCACGTCCGCCTGGCGCGTCTTCATCGCCGATGGCCGCGGCGACGGCTTGCGCGCGCAAATGCTGATGCTGGCTGTCGGCGTGGCGCTGTTTTTCCCTGCGCTGTCGGCCGGCACCCTGTTCGGCACGCCCGTCGCGGGCCTGGTGTCTCCCGCCGGCACTTCCGTCATCTTCGGCGCCTTCATCTTCGGCATCGGCATGCAACTGGGCGGCGGTTGCGCTTCCGGCACCTTATATACAGTCGGTGGAGGCAGTACGCGCATGCTCATCACCCTGGCCGCCTTCATCGTCGGCTCCGTGATCGGCACGGCGCACATGCCGTTCTGGACGGCGTTGCCGCAATTGAAACCCATTTCCCTCGTCACAAGCCTGGGCCTGGTGCCCGCGCTGGCGCTGAACTGGATCGTTTTTGCATTGATCGCCGGCATCACGGTGCTGGTGGAAAAGCGCCGCCATGGCAAGCTCGTCGCCACGCCGCTGCGCCCGTCACAGGCGTCGCCCTGGCTGCACGGCCCCTGGCCGCTGGTGGCGGGCGCCGTCGCGCTCGTCGTGCTCAATTTCATCACCCTGGCGCTGTCGGGCAAGCCGTGGGGCGTGACGTCCGCGTTTGCCCTGTGGGGCGCGAAGGCCGCATCGGTGGTCGGCATCGACACGGCCAGCTGGGCTTACTGGTCGACCAAGGCCAACGCGGCCGCGCTGGCCGCGCCGCTGACGCAAGACAAGACGTCCGTGATGGACATCGGCATCGTGCTGGGCGCCATGCTGGCCGCGGCCTTGGCCGGCCGCTACGCGCCCGTGTGGCGCATCCCGCGCCGCTCGGTCATCGCCGCCGTCGTCGGCGGCTTGCTGCTCGGCTACGGCGCGCGCCTGGCCTACGGCTGCAATATCGGCGCGTATTTCAGCGGCATCATCTCGGGCAGCCTGCACGGCTGGCTGTGGCTGGTCTGCGCCTTCCTCGGCAACGTCGTCGGCACGCGCTTGCGTCCGTGGTTCGGCCTGGAAGTGGAGAAAGTCAAACCGAGCGGCTGCTGA
- a CDS encoding sodium:solute symporter, translating into MSPAILFAVVLAYFLILLGVAWRTSRHATNDSFFIGNKDSNWMLVAFGMVGTTLTGVTFISVPGAVGSNGFGYIQLMIGYVLGYLAITFILLPLYYRLQLTSIYRYLELRLGRRSYQSGAAFFIVSRLLGATARLYLVVNILQATILDSLGVPFWLTAGVVLLLILLYTYEGGVKTIVWTDTLQTACMLAGLVICSVFLLRAMDLSLIDSLERMRAQGLTRIFTVDPDSPAYVWKHILAGMFITIAMTGMDQEMMQKNISVRTLRDSQKNMLSLTVVLTGVLLLFLFLGGLLHLYAPLAGVTATGDKLFPAVVLGHFPAVVQLIFFIALISALFPSVDGALTALTSTFCIDILGVQRRPELSAAAQMRWRRRVHLGFAALFLILIMAFKWLDDPSMIGVILKLASYTYGPLLGLFAFGLLSRRGVRDRWVPLVAVAGPLLCALIEGEQARLFEHYRIGLELLIINGALVLAGLFLISTPVPVHAKDEIQLSK; encoded by the coding sequence ATGTCCCCAGCCATCCTGTTTGCCGTCGTCCTCGCGTATTTTTTGATCCTGCTGGGCGTGGCATGGCGCACCTCGCGCCATGCGACCAACGACAGTTTTTTCATCGGCAACAAAGACAGCAACTGGATGCTGGTGGCCTTCGGCATGGTGGGCACGACGCTCACGGGCGTGACCTTCATCAGCGTGCCTGGCGCCGTGGGCAGCAACGGTTTCGGCTACATCCAGCTGATGATCGGTTATGTGCTCGGCTACCTGGCCATCACCTTCATTTTGCTGCCGCTGTACTACCGGCTGCAGCTGACCTCCATTTACCGCTACCTGGAACTGCGCCTGGGACGCCGCTCGTACCAGAGCGGGGCGGCGTTTTTCATCGTCTCGCGGCTGCTGGGCGCCACGGCGCGGCTGTATCTGGTGGTCAATATCCTGCAAGCCACCATACTCGACAGCCTGGGCGTGCCGTTCTGGCTGACGGCCGGCGTCGTGCTGCTGCTGATCCTGCTCTACACCTACGAGGGCGGCGTCAAGACCATCGTCTGGACCGACACCCTGCAAACGGCGTGCATGCTGGCCGGCCTCGTCATTTGCAGCGTGTTTTTATTGCGCGCCATGGACCTGTCGCTCATCGACAGCCTCGAGCGCATGCGCGCGCAGGGCCTCACGCGCATCTTCACCGTCGACCCGGACAGCCCCGCCTATGTGTGGAAGCACATTCTCGCCGGCATGTTCATCACGATCGCCATGACGGGCATGGACCAGGAAATGATGCAAAAGAACATTTCCGTGCGCACCTTGCGCGACTCGCAAAAGAATATGCTGAGTCTCACCGTCGTGCTGACTGGCGTGCTGCTGCTGTTCCTGTTTTTGGGCGGACTGCTGCACCTGTACGCGCCGCTGGCCGGCGTAACGGCGACGGGAGATAAACTGTTCCCCGCCGTCGTGCTCGGCCACTTCCCCGCCGTGGTGCAACTGATTTTCTTCATCGCCCTCATCTCCGCCCTGTTTCCCAGCGTGGATGGGGCGCTCACGGCCCTCACGTCCACCTTCTGCATCGACATTTTGGGCGTGCAGCGCAGGCCGGAGTTGAGCGCGGCGGCGCAGATGCGCTGGCGCCGCCGTGTGCACCTGGGTTTTGCCGCCCTGTTTTTGATCCTGATCATGGCCTTCAAGTGGCTGGACGACCCCAGCATGATCGGCGTGATCCTGAAGCTGGCCAGCTATACCTATGGTCCGCTGCTGGGCCTGTTCGCCTTCGGCCTGCTGAGCCGGCGCGGCGTACGCGACCGCTGGGTACCGCTGGTGGCTGTGGCGGGGCCGCTGCTGTGCGCGCTGATCGAAGGGGAGCAGGCGCGGCTGTTCGAACATTACCGCATCGGCCTGGAACTGCTGATCATCAATGGCGCCCTGGTGCTGGCGGGCCTGTTCCTCATTTCCACGCCTGTGCCAGTGCATGCCAAAGACGAGATACAGTTGTCAAAATAA
- the sppA gene encoding signal peptide peptidase SppA — protein sequence MSLNPFPPLRRGFGAFWRALDATRRAVINLIFLLIVIAILIAIFGGGAKPLADKTTLVLDLQGPLVEEAPGGVREAVLANVSGEAKKNVQLRDVLAVLDTAAKDKNIGSMVILLDELQGGGLASLREVAAGVERFRATGKKVTAWGSSYNQRQYLVAAKADEVFLHPMGGVMLEGFGRYRNYYRDALDKVGVTVNLLKVGTYKSAAEPFIANGPSEAAAEADRYLNNGLWTTYTTDVEKARKLPAGAIMQTIDNLPALMTAAGGDLGKLSLNGKLVDGLKTRDELRQFMMARGAKNTEGTNFRQINYTDYLARLRPVHIGDAVGVVIASGEIGDGIAPPGAIGGLSTSRLIRQAREDKSIKAIVLRVDSPGGSAFGSELIRRELELTRAAGKPVVVSMGNVAASGGYWISTSSDEVIADAATITGSIGVFAILPTADKVVEKLGIHTAGSPTTWLADAGNPLRPLDPRFAQVIQGSINHVYGDFLNLAARARKTTPEKINEVAQGRVWTGLQAKERNLVDRIGSYGDALASAAKRAKLGSDYRVTYLEQETSNVDRLIGMFGSKAMASLGLGEHVKLGLATTGLPADAALGMAQDLSWLSGITREHKPFMALTHCLCEVPLGGK from the coding sequence ATGTCACTCAACCCCTTCCCGCCGCTGCGTCGCGGCTTTGGCGCATTCTGGCGCGCGCTGGACGCCACCCGCCGCGCGGTCATCAACCTGATTTTCCTGCTGATCGTCATCGCCATCCTGATCGCCATCTTTGGCGGCGGCGCCAAGCCCCTGGCGGACAAGACCACCCTGGTGCTGGACTTGCAAGGCCCGCTGGTCGAGGAAGCCCCGGGCGGCGTGCGCGAGGCGGTGCTGGCCAATGTCAGCGGCGAAGCCAAGAAAAACGTGCAGCTGCGCGACGTGCTGGCGGTGCTCGACACGGCGGCCAAGGACAAGAACATCGGCTCCATGGTGATCCTGCTCGACGAGTTGCAGGGCGGCGGCCTCGCTTCGCTGCGTGAAGTGGCGGCCGGCGTGGAGCGTTTCCGCGCCACCGGCAAGAAAGTCACGGCCTGGGGTTCGAGCTACAACCAGCGCCAGTACCTGGTGGCGGCCAAGGCCGACGAGGTATTCCTGCACCCGATGGGTGGCGTCATGCTGGAAGGCTTTGGCCGCTACCGCAATTACTACCGCGACGCGCTCGACAAGGTGGGCGTGACGGTCAACCTGCTGAAAGTGGGCACGTATAAAAGCGCGGCCGAGCCTTTCATCGCCAACGGCCCGTCCGAAGCGGCGGCCGAAGCGGACCGCTACCTGAACAACGGCCTGTGGACCACCTACACGACGGACGTGGAAAAGGCGCGCAAGCTGCCGGCCGGCGCCATCATGCAAACGATCGACAACTTGCCCGCGCTGATGACGGCCGCTGGCGGCGACCTGGGCAAGCTGTCGCTCAATGGCAAGCTGGTCGACGGCCTGAAAACGCGCGATGAACTGCGCCAGTTCATGATGGCGCGCGGCGCCAAAAATACGGAAGGCACGAACTTCCGCCAGATCAATTACACGGACTACCTGGCGCGTTTGCGCCCCGTGCACATCGGCGACGCTGTCGGCGTGGTCATCGCTTCCGGTGAAATCGGCGACGGCATCGCGCCACCGGGCGCCATCGGCGGCCTGTCCACCTCGCGTCTGATCCGCCAGGCACGCGAAGACAAATCGATCAAGGCCATCGTGCTGCGCGTCGATTCGCCGGGCGGCAGCGCCTTCGGCTCGGAATTGATCCGCCGCGAACTGGAACTGACGCGCGCCGCCGGCAAACCGGTGGTCGTCTCGATGGGCAACGTGGCCGCTTCGGGCGGTTACTGGATCAGCACCTCGTCCGATGAAGTGATCGCCGACGCGGCCACCATCACCGGTTCCATCGGCGTGTTCGCGATTCTGCCGACGGCCGACAAGGTGGTGGAAAAGCTCGGCATCCACACGGCCGGTTCGCCGACCACCTGGCTGGCCGACGCGGGCAACCCCTTGCGTCCGCTCGATCCCCGCTTCGCGCAAGTGATCCAGGGTTCGATCAACCACGTGTATGGCGACTTTCTGAACCTCGCCGCCAGGGCGCGCAAGACGACGCCGGAAAAGATCAATGAAGTGGCGCAGGGCCGCGTCTGGACGGGCTTGCAGGCGAAAGAGCGCAACCTGGTCGACCGCATCGGCAGCTATGGCGATGCGCTGGCCTCGGCCGCCAAGCGCGCCAAGTTGGGCAGCGACTACCGCGTGACCTACCTGGAGCAGGAAACGTCGAACGTCGACCGTTTGATCGGCATGTTCGGCTCCAAGGCCATGGCCTCGCTGGGCCTGGGCGAGCACGTGAAACTGGGCCTGGCCACGACGGGCTTGCCGGCCGACGCGGCGCTGGGCATGGCGCAGGACCTCTCCTGGCTGTCGGGCATCACGCGCGAGCACAAGCCGTTCATGGCCCTCACGCACTGCCTGTGCGAGGTGCCTTTGGGCGGCAAGTAA
- a CDS encoding GNAT family N-acetyltransferase — protein sequence MSGPTAITIRPCVKGDEQALALVGQSTFLEAFAGILDGADVIAHCQRQHDAQLYRDWLALPAMRLWLAEATPGGAPVGYLVLSPASLPVADPHPQDLEIKRIYLLHRFQGQRVGQRLMQAALSQARASGAGRVLLGVYAENHDALAFYARCGFAQVGRRTFRVGRTDYQDVILGMTL from the coding sequence ATGAGCGGACCAACGGCGATCACCATCCGCCCTTGCGTCAAAGGCGATGAACAGGCGCTGGCGCTGGTGGGGCAATCGACTTTTCTTGAAGCGTTCGCCGGCATCCTCGATGGCGCCGACGTCATCGCCCATTGCCAGCGCCAGCACGACGCGCAGCTGTATCGCGACTGGCTGGCGCTGCCGGCCATGCGGCTGTGGCTGGCCGAAGCCACGCCCGGCGGCGCGCCCGTCGGCTACCTGGTGCTCAGCCCCGCCAGCCTGCCGGTGGCGGACCCGCATCCGCAAGACCTGGAAATCAAGCGCATCTACCTGCTGCACCGCTTCCAGGGCCAGCGCGTGGGTCAGCGCCTGATGCAGGCGGCGCTGAGCCAGGCGCGCGCCAGCGGGGCGGGAAGGGTGCTGCTGGGCGTGTACGCGGAAAACCACGACGCGCTGGCGTTCTATGCGCGCTGCGGCTTTGCGCAGGTGGGACGGCGCACCTTCCGCGTGGGCCGCACCGACTATCAGGATGTCATCCTCGGCATGACCTTGTAG
- a CDS encoding efflux RND transporter periplasmic adaptor subunit gives MDSQTTPNTPRRSRRSKIVGTVIALAVMAALGGGAWYLTHSGASAPGGPGMGGPGGPGGPGGRRGGPSTTVGVATAVKSDLPVVLDALGTVTAASTVTVRPQVSGILKELKFKEGGMVKAGQVVAQIDPAQFEMALMQATGQRQRDEAQLENARLTLKRYQTLLGQDSIARQDVDTQAALVKQLEGTVMTDRAAEGTARLNLGYTKVVSPISGRAGLKVVDIGNLVSTSDAGGVVVVTQLSPIDVQFSVPQDKVQTIQERLNAGSALPALALDRTRTHTLDKGGLSALDNQVDVQTGTVRAKARYANDKMALFPSQFVNVRLELGNITGAVLVPVTALRHSNNGDFVYVLKADKTVTVRMVTRGQATTDMVEIRAGLEAGEQVITEGADRLKEGAKVTLAGDKPAGAGGATGANGERRHRRQQADGAASAAASASASASAPATAPAKGAAQ, from the coding sequence ATGGATTCGCAGACAACACCCAACACCCCGCGGCGCAGCCGCCGTTCGAAAATCGTCGGCACGGTCATCGCGCTGGCCGTGATGGCGGCGCTGGGGGGCGGTGCCTGGTACCTGACCCATTCCGGCGCCAGCGCCCCGGGCGGCCCCGGCATGGGCGGTCCTGGCGGTCCCGGTGGCCCCGGCGGACGGCGTGGCGGTCCTTCGACCACCGTGGGCGTGGCCACGGCCGTCAAATCCGACCTGCCCGTGGTGCTCGATGCGCTGGGCACGGTGACGGCCGCGTCCACCGTGACGGTGCGCCCGCAAGTGTCGGGTATTTTGAAGGAGCTGAAATTCAAGGAAGGCGGCATGGTCAAGGCGGGCCAGGTGGTGGCGCAGATCGACCCGGCGCAGTTCGAGATGGCGCTGATGCAGGCCACGGGTCAGCGCCAGCGCGATGAAGCGCAGCTGGAAAACGCGCGCCTGACGCTGAAGCGCTATCAAACCCTGCTGGGCCAGGATTCCATCGCGCGCCAGGACGTCGATACGCAGGCCGCCCTGGTGAAACAGCTGGAAGGCACCGTCATGACGGACCGCGCCGCCGAAGGCACGGCCAGGCTGAACCTGGGTTATACAAAAGTGGTGTCGCCGATCAGCGGCCGCGCAGGCCTGAAGGTGGTCGATATCGGCAACCTGGTCAGCACCAGCGACGCGGGCGGCGTGGTGGTGGTGACGCAGCTGTCGCCTATCGACGTGCAGTTTTCCGTGCCACAGGATAAAGTGCAGACCATCCAGGAGCGCCTGAATGCCGGCTCGGCCCTGCCGGCGCTGGCGCTGGACCGCACGCGCACGCACACGCTGGACAAGGGCGGCTTGAGCGCGCTGGACAACCAGGTCGACGTGCAGACGGGTACCGTGCGGGCCAAGGCCCGCTACGCGAACGACAAGATGGCCCTGTTCCCCAGCCAGTTCGTCAACGTACGGCTGGAACTGGGCAATATCACGGGCGCCGTGCTGGTACCCGTGACGGCCCTGCGCCACAGCAATAATGGCGACTTCGTGTACGTGCTGAAAGCGGATAAAACCGTCACCGTGCGCATGGTCACGCGCGGCCAGGCCACTACCGACATGGTGGAAATCCGCGCCGGCCTGGAAGCGGGAGAGCAAGTCATCACGGAAGGCGCCGACCGCCTGAAGGAAGGCGCGAAAGTCACGCTGGCGGGCGACAAGCCTGCAGGCGCGGGCGGCGCAACGGGCGCGAACGGCGAACGCCGCCACCGTCGCCAGCAGGCTGACGGCGCGGCCAGCGCGGCGGCTTCCGCATCCGCTTCCGCCTCCGCGCCGGCCACGGCGCCAGCGAAGGGCGCTGCGCAATGA